In Nostoc sp. CENA543, a single genomic region encodes these proteins:
- a CDS encoding AarF/ABC1/UbiB kinase family protein → MTVKTLPTNSRPIEGELQTREQAMLTTSTEPETLSYNPAEIAVYYQARPLQVLRRIVAVLSPTLSFVLGLWWDSKRGVVVKSDRRRAIQLRELLTRLGPAYIKIGQALSTRPDLVPPIYLEELTRLQDQLPAFPNEIAYQFIEEELGNAPEEIYTELSATPIAAASLGQVYKGKLKTGEEVAVKVQRPDLRERITIDLYILRGLAAWVQKQVKRVRSDLVGILDELGDRIFEEMDYIHEGENAERFFELYGHIKDIYVPKIYWEYTNRRVLTMEWINGTKLTQTAEINAQGIDARYLIEVGVQCSLRQLLEHGFFHADPHPGNLLATPDGKLAYLDFGMMSEIQPPQRYGLIEAIVHVVNRDFEGLAQDYVKLDFLSPETDLTPIIPAFSKVFANAQGASVAEFNIKSITDDLSELMYEYPFRVPPYYALIIRSLVTLEGIAIFIDPEFKVLSEAYPYVAKRLLTDPAPQLRTSLKDLLFKEGRFRWNRLENLLRNARKNQEYDFNLVVNQGLDFLSSERGAFIRDKLVDELLNGLNAVGLNVLHNFTYLLRERVGITAINETPAATVEQQQTLEHIKNISSILRETRGFDPAKFAPQIAQLLFNPDVQRLGQQITNQLLQKAIVRLIRELLAAAEEANSNNNSDLAQSPNLSLTLKRG, encoded by the coding sequence ATGACTGTTAAGACACTTCCCACTAACTCCCGACCGATTGAGGGCGAACTCCAAACTAGAGAACAGGCGATGTTGACAACTAGTACAGAGCCTGAAACATTGAGTTACAATCCTGCGGAAATCGCTGTTTATTATCAAGCAAGACCTTTACAGGTGTTGCGGCGCATTGTTGCAGTTTTGAGTCCTACCTTGTCCTTTGTTTTGGGCTTATGGTGGGATAGTAAACGGGGAGTTGTGGTGAAAAGCGATCGCCGTCGCGCAATTCAATTAAGAGAGTTGTTGACGCGCTTGGGGCCTGCTTATATCAAAATCGGACAAGCTTTATCCACAAGACCGGATTTAGTCCCTCCCATTTATCTGGAAGAACTCACCAGATTACAAGACCAGTTACCTGCTTTTCCCAATGAAATCGCCTATCAGTTTATTGAAGAAGAATTAGGAAACGCACCAGAGGAGATTTACACCGAACTTTCCGCCACACCAATTGCGGCTGCTTCCTTGGGGCAAGTTTACAAAGGTAAACTCAAAACTGGTGAAGAAGTGGCTGTCAAAGTCCAGCGTCCTGATTTAAGAGAACGCATCACCATAGACTTATATATTTTAAGAGGGCTAGCGGCTTGGGTACAGAAACAAGTCAAGCGAGTCCGCAGCGATTTAGTCGGGATTTTAGATGAATTAGGCGATCGCATTTTTGAAGAGATGGATTATATCCACGAAGGCGAAAATGCCGAACGCTTTTTTGAATTATATGGTCATATTAAAGACATTTACGTACCGAAAATTTACTGGGAATATACTAACCGTCGTGTGTTAACGATGGAGTGGATTAACGGTACAAAATTAACCCAAACAGCAGAAATTAACGCTCAAGGGATAGATGCACGCTATTTAATAGAAGTCGGTGTGCAGTGTTCTTTAAGACAATTACTAGAACATGGATTTTTCCATGCTGACCCCCATCCAGGGAACTTATTAGCCACACCGGATGGTAAATTAGCCTATCTCGACTTTGGGATGATGAGCGAGATTCAACCGCCCCAAAGATATGGTTTAATTGAGGCGATCGTTCACGTTGTTAACCGTGATTTTGAAGGACTAGCACAAGATTACGTCAAGCTAGATTTCCTCTCCCCAGAAACCGATTTAACCCCCATTATTCCCGCATTCTCCAAAGTCTTTGCTAACGCTCAAGGTGCTAGTGTAGCGGAATTCAACATTAAAAGCATCACTGATGACCTATCAGAATTAATGTATGAATATCCCTTCCGCGTTCCCCCCTACTACGCTTTAATTATTCGTTCTTTGGTGACACTAGAAGGTATAGCCATCTTTATAGATCCAGAATTTAAAGTGTTGAGTGAGGCTTATCCTTATGTTGCTAAACGACTATTAACCGACCCCGCACCACAATTAAGAACCTCACTCAAAGATTTACTCTTTAAAGAGGGTAGATTCCGGTGGAATCGCTTAGAAAACTTATTACGCAACGCCCGTAAAAACCAAGAATACGACTTTAATTTAGTAGTCAATCAGGGTTTAGATTTTCTCTCTTCTGAACGCGGTGCTTTTATCCGCGATAAGCTAGTAGATGAACTATTAAATGGACTGAATGCTGTTGGTTTAAATGTGCTGCATAACTTTACTTATTTATTAAGAGAAAGAGTAGGGATTACAGCCATTAACGAAACACCAGCCGCCACAGTTGAACAACAACAAACCCTAGAACACATCAAAAACATCTCTAGTATTTTGAGGGAAACTCGCGGCTTTGACCCAGCCAAATTTGCACCACAGATTGCTCAATTATTATTTAATCCAGACGTGCAACGGCTAGGTCAACAAATCACCAATCAATTGCTGCAAAAAGCCATAGTCAGACTAATTCGTGAACTACTAGCAGCAGCAGAAGAAGCTAATAGCAACAACAATAGTGATTTAGCACAATCACCCAATTTATCACTGACTCTCAAAAGAGGATAA
- the recN gene encoding DNA repair protein RecN, with the protein MLLCLRIENFALIDQLELEFGAGLNVLTGETGAGKSIILDAIDAILGGKVSSRAIRTGTARAMVEGTFSSTPPLAAWLTEQEIDLIDDSSIVISREITATSSNIRSRSRVNGVLVNRQIMTELRDRLVEITAQGQTVQVGQSAQVRDWLDMYGGDSLVKQRQIITAAFSAYQQAHTNLEKRRTSERERLQQLDLLTYQVQELSTANLSDPQELEQLQQERERLNHVVDLQQMSYKIYQALYQNEDETPAASDLLGDSEATLNDMVEYDSQLQPLLDLIRDAQTALTEVARQINTYGESLEADPQRLEEVEERIRELKQICRKYGPSLQEAIAYYQKIQAELAELNDGEQSIESLEQQTAACLDKLTQACEKLTQLRQKTAATLESRLIAELKPLAMEKVQFQVEITPTPPTAAGADKITFMFSPNPGEPLQPLTEIASGGEMSRFLLALKACFTQADAAGTLVFDEIDVGVSGRVAQAIAEKLHQLSQHHQVLCVTHQPLVAAMADCHFRVNKQTITQGKGKKSNNGNTEQRTVVRVTNLDDLTTRRDELAQLAGGKSASDAIAFAESLLLQAANHRSQGKRD; encoded by the coding sequence ATGTTGCTCTGCCTGCGAATTGAGAATTTTGCTTTAATTGATCAACTAGAACTGGAATTTGGCGCGGGATTAAATGTATTGACAGGTGAAACCGGCGCAGGAAAATCAATTATTTTAGATGCGATTGATGCGATTTTAGGGGGGAAAGTCTCTAGTCGCGCCATTCGCACAGGAACGGCTAGGGCGATGGTAGAAGGGACTTTCTCTTCAACGCCACCGTTAGCGGCTTGGTTGACGGAACAAGAAATTGATTTAATTGATGATAGTTCTATAGTCATCAGTCGAGAAATTACAGCTACATCTAGTAATATTCGTAGCCGATCGCGGGTCAATGGGGTGTTAGTTAATCGCCAAATTATGACGGAATTGCGCGATCGCTTGGTGGAAATTACCGCCCAAGGTCAAACTGTACAGGTGGGACAATCCGCCCAAGTCCGTGATTGGCTAGATATGTATGGCGGCGATTCCTTAGTTAAACAGCGTCAAATCATCACCGCAGCCTTTAGTGCTTACCAACAAGCCCACACCAACCTCGAAAAACGCCGCACCTCTGAACGAGAACGTTTACAACAACTAGATTTACTCACCTATCAAGTCCAAGAACTATCAACGGCTAATCTCAGCGATCCCCAAGAATTAGAACAACTCCAACAAGAACGGGAACGTTTAAATCATGTCGTAGATTTGCAACAGATGAGTTACAAAATCTACCAAGCTTTGTATCAAAATGAAGACGAAACCCCAGCCGCATCTGATTTGTTGGGTGATAGTGAAGCCACCTTAAATGACATGGTGGAGTATGATAGCCAACTGCAACCACTCCTAGATTTAATTAGAGATGCACAAACAGCTTTAACGGAAGTCGCACGACAAATTAACACCTATGGTGAAAGTTTAGAAGCTGATCCCCAAAGGTTAGAGGAAGTAGAAGAACGCATCCGAGAGCTAAAACAAATTTGCCGGAAGTATGGCCCTAGTTTACAAGAAGCGATCGCCTATTATCAAAAAATTCAAGCAGAATTAGCAGAACTTAATGACGGTGAACAAAGTATTGAAAGTCTAGAACAGCAAACAGCAGCCTGTTTAGACAAACTCACTCAAGCCTGTGAAAAATTAACCCAATTGCGCCAAAAAACCGCCGCCACCCTCGAATCCCGACTAATAGCTGAACTCAAACCCTTGGCGATGGAAAAGGTACAGTTTCAAGTCGAAATTACCCCCACACCACCAACGGCGGCGGGTGCAGACAAAATCACCTTCATGTTTAGCCCCAACCCCGGCGAACCATTGCAACCATTAACAGAAATTGCTTCCGGTGGGGAAATGAGCCGGTTTTTACTCGCCCTCAAAGCCTGTTTTACCCAAGCCGACGCAGCCGGAACGTTGGTATTTGATGAAATTGATGTAGGAGTTTCAGGAAGAGTAGCCCAAGCGATCGCCGAAAAATTACACCAACTCAGCCAGCATCATCAAGTATTATGCGTCACACACCAACCCTTAGTAGCAGCAATGGCAGACTGTCATTTCAGGGTTAACAAGCAAACCATCACCCAAGGCAAAGGTAAGAAATCAAACAACGGCAACACCGAACAGCGTACAGTGGTGCGAGTGACTAACTTAGATGATTTGACTACCCGTCGGGATGAACTAGCACAACTAGCCGGTGGTAAATCCGCCAGTGATGCGATCGCTTTTGCTGAATCGTTATTACTACAAGCCGCAAATCATCGTAGTCAAGGGAAGAGGGATTAG
- a CDS encoding Uma2 family endonuclease — protein MTTLVKSITLEEFLQLPETKPASEYIEGKISQKPMPQGEHSRLQGKLVATINGVAEPQKIALALPELRCIFGGAAIVPDIAVFRWERIPREPSGRITNRFETYPDWAIEILSPDQSMAKVLRNLLYCSQHGTEIGWLIIPEEASILSVFPSQRVEMLTGTDKLPILNNIDLSLTVEQVFSWLTL, from the coding sequence ATGACTACACTCGTCAAATCAATCACCCTAGAAGAATTTTTACAACTTCCCGAAACTAAACCCGCATCTGAATATATAGAAGGAAAAATTAGTCAAAAACCTATGCCTCAAGGGGAACATAGCCGTCTTCAAGGTAAACTCGTCGCCACTATTAATGGAGTGGCTGAACCTCAGAAAATCGCTCTGGCTTTACCGGAATTGCGTTGTATTTTTGGTGGTGCTGCGATCGTTCCTGATATTGCTGTATTTCGCTGGGAACGTATTCCACGCGAACCATCTGGGAGAATCACCAATAGATTTGAAACGTACCCCGATTGGGCAATAGAAATTCTCTCCCCAGATCAAAGCATGGCCAAAGTTCTCCGTAACCTGCTGTACTGTTCCCAACACGGTACAGAAATAGGTTGGCTAATTATCCCAGAAGAAGCTAGCATTTTATCAGTATTTCCCAGTCAACGGGTCGAAATGTTAACGGGGACAGACAAACTGCCAATTCTTAATAACATTGACCTATCTTTAACCGTTGAACAAGTTTTTAGCTGGCTAACTCTCTAA
- the pstB gene encoding phosphate ABC transporter ATP-binding protein PstB, with protein sequence MATNISTVNSTETVLKTENLNVYYGKFLALQNIWLDIPKNKVTAFIGPSGCGKSTLLRCYNRLNDLIESFRAEGKIFYYDKNLYAPDIDPVEVRRRIGMVFQRPNPFPKSIYDNIAFGAKINGYKGNMDELVERSLRQAALWDEVKDKLRQSGSSLSGGQQQRLCIARAVAVQPEIILMDEPCSALDPISTLRVEELIHELKEQYTIVIVTHNMQQAARVSDMTAFFNVRSTETGGRIGYLVEYDATEVIFNNPKQEDTRDYVSGRFG encoded by the coding sequence ATGGCTACTAACATTAGCACAGTGAATAGTACAGAGACCGTTTTAAAAACGGAAAACTTGAATGTCTACTATGGTAAGTTTCTGGCTTTGCAGAATATTTGGCTAGACATTCCCAAAAATAAAGTTACAGCTTTCATTGGCCCTTCTGGTTGCGGTAAAAGTACCTTACTGCGATGCTATAACCGTCTCAATGACCTAATTGAATCATTCCGAGCAGAAGGGAAGATTTTCTATTATGACAAAAACTTATATGCACCTGATATCGACCCCGTAGAAGTACGCCGCCGCATTGGGATGGTATTTCAAAGACCAAACCCATTCCCCAAATCAATTTATGACAACATTGCTTTTGGAGCTAAAATCAACGGCTACAAAGGTAATATGGATGAGTTGGTAGAAAGAAGCTTACGCCAAGCCGCCTTATGGGATGAAGTCAAAGATAAACTCAGACAAAGTGGCTCATCTTTATCTGGTGGACAACAGCAAAGATTATGTATTGCACGGGCGGTAGCCGTCCAACCCGAAATCATCCTGATGGATGAACCTTGTTCAGCGTTAGACCCCATCTCTACCTTGCGGGTAGAAGAACTGATTCATGAATTGAAAGAGCAATATACTATTGTGATTGTGACTCACAATATGCAGCAAGCTGCACGAGTCTCCGACATGACAGCCTTTTTCAACGTCCGTTCCACAGAAACCGGAGGTCGTATCGGCTACTTAGTAGAATATGATGCCACAGAAGTTATTTTCAACAATCCCAAGCAAGAAGACACTAGAGATTACGTCAGTGGCAGATTCGGTTAA
- the pstA gene encoding phosphate ABC transporter permease PstA, producing the protein MTAHFPERALTRVSTSPRTMFNTAMTGVAFACGILALLPLFAVLSYVLIQGFSSLNFSIFTELPPAPLRGQGGFGNAILGTLLMVGIGALISIPVGVIAAIYLTEFSSGKLARWIRFATNVLSGVPSIIAGVFAYGVVVLALVKLNLGSYSALGGGFALSILMLPIIVRTTDEALQLVSQDLRQASVGLGATNFQTVVQVVLPAALPAIVTGTTLAIARAAGETAPLLFTALFSSFWPDSLFKPTASLAVLVFNFAISPYKNWQALAWAASLILVLMVLITSIIARWATRQKA; encoded by the coding sequence ATGACTGCTCATTTTCCTGAAAGGGCTTTAACTCGTGTTTCCACATCTCCCCGCACCATGTTTAACACTGCGATGACGGGAGTAGCGTTTGCTTGTGGGATATTGGCACTATTGCCTTTATTTGCGGTACTGTCCTATGTCTTAATTCAAGGTTTTAGCAGCCTCAATTTCAGCATCTTTACAGAACTACCGCCAGCCCCTTTAAGGGGACAAGGTGGTTTTGGGAACGCTATTTTGGGAACGCTATTAATGGTAGGTATCGGTGCATTAATTAGTATTCCTGTAGGTGTAATTGCTGCCATCTATTTAACAGAATTTAGTTCTGGTAAACTGGCTAGATGGATACGTTTTGCGACTAACGTCCTAAGCGGAGTACCTTCCATTATTGCAGGGGTATTTGCCTATGGGGTTGTGGTTTTAGCCTTAGTAAAACTCAATCTCGGCTCATATTCAGCACTGGGTGGGGGGTTTGCGCTTTCAATATTAATGCTACCCATTATTGTGAGAACCACCGATGAAGCCTTGCAGTTAGTATCGCAAGATTTACGCCAAGCTTCAGTAGGGTTAGGGGCTACTAATTTTCAGACTGTAGTACAAGTTGTTTTACCTGCGGCATTACCAGCTATTGTTACAGGAACTACATTAGCGATCGCCCGTGCAGCTGGAGAAACTGCACCTTTATTGTTTACCGCCTTATTTTCATCATTTTGGCCAGATAGCCTATTTAAACCGACAGCATCCCTGGCTGTTTTGGTTTTTAACTTCGCTATTTCTCCCTATAAGAACTGGCAAGCCTTAGCTTGGGCTGCTTCTTTGATTTTGGTCTTGATGGTGTTGATCACTAGTATCATCGCTCGTTGGGCAACCCGCCAGAAAGCTTAG
- the pstC gene encoding phosphate ABC transporter permease subunit PstC, which translates to MATNSQNLPAAIKNRSDAERSLDRGFIWLTRIFAIAIAGTLLWITLQVMVDAWPAIQKFGLGFLAQSTWNPVNETYGVLPQIYGTLVSAFIGLLLAVPIGVGTAVLLSEDFLPGKVRTVLVFLVELLAAIPSVVYGVWGIFVLVPILTNLGKWLNSSLGWLPIFSTPPTGPGMLPAGVILAIMTLPIITAISRDALISVPPSLRQASLGLGATRWETILQVLIPSAFSGIVSAVMLALGRAMGETMAVTMLIGNSNNVNISLLAPANTISSLLANQFAEASGLQVAALMYAALVLFVLTLVVNILAEFVVLRVKRI; encoded by the coding sequence ATGGCTACAAATTCTCAGAATCTGCCAGCAGCAATTAAGAATCGCTCCGATGCAGAGCGATCATTAGACAGAGGTTTTATTTGGCTGACTCGAATTTTTGCGATCGCGATCGCAGGTACTCTATTATGGATTACCCTCCAGGTCATGGTTGATGCTTGGCCAGCCATCCAGAAGTTTGGTCTTGGCTTCCTCGCCCAAAGTACCTGGAATCCAGTCAATGAAACCTATGGGGTGCTACCTCAAATCTATGGAACTCTCGTCAGTGCTTTTATTGGTTTACTATTAGCCGTACCTATCGGTGTAGGTACGGCTGTACTATTAAGTGAAGACTTTCTGCCAGGTAAAGTACGCACCGTCTTAGTGTTTCTGGTAGAATTACTAGCAGCTATTCCCAGTGTAGTGTACGGTGTCTGGGGAATTTTTGTACTAGTACCAATTTTAACTAACTTGGGGAAATGGCTAAATAGTAGTCTTGGGTGGTTGCCCATTTTTAGCACCCCTCCCACTGGCCCAGGAATGTTACCTGCGGGCGTGATTCTCGCGATCATGACCTTACCAATCATCACAGCTATTTCTCGTGATGCACTCATTTCCGTACCGCCTAGTTTAAGACAAGCCTCTTTAGGACTAGGTGCAACACGCTGGGAAACAATTCTTCAAGTTCTCATTCCCTCAGCATTCTCTGGTATTGTCAGTGCTGTGATGTTGGCACTGGGTCGAGCAATGGGAGAAACAATGGCTGTGACTATGTTGATTGGTAATTCTAACAATGTCAACATCTCACTGTTAGCACCAGCCAATACTATTTCATCCCTACTAGCTAATCAGTTTGCCGAAGCCAGTGGTTTACAAGTTGCGGCCTTGATGTATGCAGCTTTAGTTTTATTTGTTTTGACTCTTGTGGTCAATATTTTGGCTGAATTTGTCGTGCTGCGAGTCAAACGCATATAG
- the pstS gene encoding phosphate ABC transporter substrate-binding protein PstS, with translation MLSRLQTKKINRVPVLISVLALAAGLTACGGQQASDNNNTNDASSGTTKDATASSPAKLDLGGNVSLTGAGASFPAPLYQSWFTDLNKKYPNLQVNYQSVGSGAGVEQFTKGTVDFGASDVAMKDEEIQKVSTDKGVILLPMTAGSIVLAYNLPDVGELKLPRAVYVDILLGNIKNWNDPKIAAANPEAKLPDQPITVIYRSDGSGTTGVFTKHLSAISPDWKSKVGDGKTVNWPTGVGAKGNEGVTAQIQQTQGSIGYVEYGYAKQNNLKFAALENKGGKFVVPTEESAAKTLEAVTLPENLRAFITDPEGADSYPVVTYSWIMVYKKYPDAAKAKAIEAMIEYGLTEGQKVAAELGYVPLPQNVVQKVATAADQISPDYKIAVGSSTSASK, from the coding sequence ATGCTTTCACGTCTACAGACAAAAAAAATTAACCGTGTTCCGGTCTTAATCTCAGTATTAGCACTAGCAGCAGGTTTAACTGCTTGTGGTGGACAGCAAGCATCAGACAATAATAATACTAATGATGCTTCCTCTGGCACTACTAAAGATGCTACAGCTTCCAGCCCTGCGAAATTAGATTTAGGTGGTAATGTCTCCTTAACAGGAGCAGGTGCATCTTTTCCTGCACCTTTATATCAAAGTTGGTTCACAGACTTAAACAAAAAGTATCCTAATTTGCAAGTCAACTATCAGTCAGTAGGTAGTGGTGCTGGTGTTGAGCAATTTACCAAAGGGACTGTAGACTTTGGAGCCAGCGACGTGGCAATGAAGGATGAAGAAATCCAAAAAGTGTCGACAGATAAAGGTGTGATATTACTACCAATGACAGCAGGTAGTATTGTTCTGGCTTACAACTTGCCTGATGTTGGTGAACTCAAGTTACCACGGGCTGTTTATGTTGACATTCTGCTAGGTAACATTAAAAACTGGAACGACCCTAAAATAGCAGCTGCTAACCCAGAGGCCAAGTTGCCTGACCAACCCATTACAGTAATTTATCGCTCTGATGGTAGCGGTACTACAGGGGTATTTACCAAACACCTCAGTGCTATTAGTCCAGACTGGAAAAGCAAAGTAGGCGATGGTAAAACCGTTAATTGGCCTACTGGGGTGGGTGCTAAAGGTAATGAAGGTGTAACCGCACAAATTCAGCAAACACAAGGTTCGATTGGTTATGTTGAATACGGCTACGCTAAACAAAACAATTTGAAGTTTGCTGCTTTAGAAAACAAAGGTGGAAAATTCGTAGTTCCGACAGAAGAGTCAGCCGCTAAAACCTTAGAAGCTGTAACTCTCCCAGAAAACTTAAGAGCTTTTATTACTGATCCTGAAGGTGCTGACTCTTATCCTGTAGTCACATATTCGTGGATTATGGTTTATAAGAAATATCCTGACGCAGCTAAGGCTAAAGCCATTGAAGCCATGATTGAGTATGGCTTAACTGAAGGACAAAAAGTAGCTGCTGAATTAGGATATGTGCCTTTACCTCAAAATGTAGTTCAAAAAGTTGCTACTGCTGCTGACCAAATCAGCCCAGATTATAAAATTGCTGTTGGTAGCAGTACAAGTGCTAGCAAATAG
- a CDS encoding biotin transporter BioY, which translates to MFAASNQLLWSMIGLLLTIGGTFLEAHSIALPWSWSQHGIKTVSLGVSYQIGAVLLIGCLGGQNAGALSQIAYLVMGLALHPVFVDGGGVGYVRLSQFGYLLGFIPGAWICGFVAFQTRPKLETLTFSCICGLLTIHLCGIIYLIVSHAFQGQGLDNPLLTQTILNYSWFAIPSQLAVVCAVTVVAYVLRHLMFY; encoded by the coding sequence ATGTTTGCCGCTTCCAATCAATTGCTCTGGTCTATGATTGGCTTACTCTTGACGATAGGTGGTACTTTTCTCGAAGCCCACAGTATTGCCTTACCCTGGAGTTGGAGTCAACATGGAATTAAAACTGTTTCTTTAGGTGTCTCTTATCAAATTGGTGCGGTGCTATTAATAGGCTGCCTGGGAGGACAAAATGCTGGCGCGCTGTCACAAATTGCTTATTTAGTGATGGGGTTAGCTCTACACCCTGTATTTGTTGATGGCGGCGGTGTTGGCTACGTGAGATTATCTCAATTTGGCTACTTATTAGGATTTATCCCTGGTGCATGGATTTGTGGCTTTGTGGCTTTTCAAACTAGGCCGAAGTTGGAAACTCTAACATTTAGCTGTATTTGTGGCTTGTTAACAATCCATCTGTGTGGAATTATTTATTTAATTGTTAGTCATGCTTTTCAAGGGCAAGGTTTGGATAATCCCCTATTAACACAAACCATTCTCAATTATTCTTGGTTTGCCATACCTAGCCAGCTAGCTGTAGTTTGTGCAGTCACCGTAGTAGCATATGTGTTGCGACACTTAATGTTTTATTAG
- the lspA gene encoding signal peptidase II — protein sequence MRFKNPLFLSLAFVIVILDQLTKYWVVEVVASWPLETVTNPKTGLTYDRHTLPLLQGIFHLTYAENPGAAFSILSGQIDLLRWLSLVVSLVLIGWALFGPVLNRWEQIGYGFILGGAIGNGIDRFALGYVVDFFDFRLINFAIFNVADSFISIGIVCLLIASLQKTPSPNRRLH from the coding sequence ATGCGTTTCAAAAATCCTCTGTTTCTAAGTCTTGCTTTTGTCATCGTCATTTTAGACCAATTAACAAAATACTGGGTGGTAGAAGTAGTTGCGTCTTGGCCGTTGGAAACTGTCACTAATCCAAAAACTGGCTTGACCTACGATAGACACACCCTACCACTCTTACAAGGGATATTTCATTTAACCTACGCAGAAAATCCTGGCGCAGCCTTTAGCATACTAAGCGGACAGATAGATTTATTACGCTGGCTATCTTTAGTAGTTAGTTTAGTTTTAATAGGATGGGCTTTGTTTGGGCCAGTTTTAAATCGTTGGGAGCAGATAGGATATGGCTTTATCTTAGGTGGTGCGATAGGTAACGGTATTGATAGATTTGCTCTAGGTTATGTAGTTGATTTTTTTGATTTTCGACTGATTAATTTTGCTATCTTTAACGTGGCAGATTCATTTATTAGTATAGGTATTGTTTGTTTATTAATTGCTTCCTTGCAGAAAACGCCTAGTCCCAATCGTAGACTGCATTAA